The region TTAAAGATACATTTACAGTTTCTTCTATGGAACAATATGATGAGTTTTTAGAAATTTTATCAGAAAACAATGGAGAAACATCTTTAGAACAAAGAAAGAAATTTGCTGCAAAATCTTTTAATGTTTCCTCTCATTACGATACGGCCATTTTTAATTATTTTAATGAAGACGAGGTTGTGTATAAAGCGAGTGAAACTACTTCTAAAGTTTTACGTTACGGAGAAAACCCGCATCAAAAAGGATATTTCTTTGGCGATTTAGAAGCTATGTTCGATAAATTACATGGTAAAGAATTAAGCTACAATAACTTATTAGATGTTGATGCTGCTGTAAACCTAATGAACGAGTTTATTGGTGAAGACCCAACATTTGCCGTTTTAAAGCACAATAATGCTTGCGGATTTGCGCAAAGAGATACCATAAAACAAGCATATCTAGATGCATTAGCCGGAGATCCTGTTTCTGCTTTTGGAGGCGTTTTAATTTCTAATAAAGAGATTAATGCAGAAACTGCTGCTGAAATTCATAAATTATTTTGTGAAGTAGTTATTGCTCCTTCGTATTCTGATGATGCTTTATCAACTTTAAAAGGAAAGAAAAATAGAGTTATTTTAGTTCAGAAATCTACAGAATTACCGGTTCAAAATGTAAGAACTGCATTAAACGGATTGTTGGTACAAGACAAAGATTCTAAAACGGACACTTTAGAAGACTTGACTTACGTTACCGACAGGCAACCATCTGAAAGTGAGATTAAAGATTTACTGTTTGCTTCTAAAATATGTAAGCATACAAAATCTAACACCATTGTTTTTACAAAAAATAATCAGCTTTTAGCTAGTGGAACTGGGCAAACTAGTAGAGTTGATGCTTTAAACCAAGCGATAGAAAAAGCTAATAACTTTGGGTTTGATTTAAACGGCGCTGTAATGGCAAGCGATGCCTTTTTCCCTTTTCCTGACTGTGTAGAAATTGCAGATAAAGCTGGTATAAAAAGTGTTATTCAGCCTGGTGGATCCATCAAAGATCAATTAAGCATAGACTACTGTAATGCCAATAATTTATCGATGGTAATGACAGGAACAAGACATTTTAAACATTAATAAAATAAACAGATTTACAAGATTAATTTTAGTAGCTTTGTAGATATTGAATTGCTTCAAATTAAGATAGATATTTTATGGGTTTTTTTGATTTTATGACAGAAGATATTGCGATCGATTTAGGTACCGCAAATACTTTGATAATTCACAACGGAAAAGTTGTGATCGATGCACCCTCTATTGTTGCTAGAAATAGATTGACTGGTAAAATTATTGCTATTGGACAAGAAGCGAATTTAATGCAGGGGAAAACGCACGAAAACATAAAAACAATTCGTCCTTTAAAAGACGGCGTAATTGCAGATTTTCAAGCGTCAGAAGAAATGATAAAGGAGTTTGTAAAGCAAATTCCATCGATTAAAAAGAAACTATTTCCACCAGCTTTAAGAATGGTTATTTGCATTCCATCAGGAATTACAGAGGTAGAAAAACGTGCTGTAAGAGATTCTGCCAAACACATGAATGCAAAAGAAATATACTTAATTTATGAACCAATGGCTGCTGCTATTGGCGTTGGTATTGATATTATGGAACCAAAAGGAAACATGATTATCGATATAGGTGGTGGTACAACTGAAATCGCTGTTATTGCGCTAGCGGGCATTGTTTGTGATCAATCTGTAAAAGTTGCCGGAGATTTATTTACTAGCGATATTATGTATTATATGCGTACTCAACACAATTTACATGTTGGGGAAACTACTGCAGAGAAAATAAAAATTACCATTGGGGCTGCTACAGAAGATTTAGATTCGCCTCCAGAAGAAATGTTGGTTCAAGGTAGAGATTTATTGAGCGGTAAACCAAAACAAGTGCAGGTTTCTTTTAGAGAAATAGCAAAAGCTTTAGACAAATCTATTTTAAGAATAGAAGACGCTGTAATGGAAACACTCTCTAAAACACCTCCAGAATTGGCTGCCGATATTTACAATACAGGCATTTATTTAGCAGGTGGTGGCTCTATGTTAAGAGGTTTGGATAAACGTTTATCTCGTAAAACAGACTTACCTGTCTACGTAACCGAAGATCCTTTAAGAGCTGTAGTTCGTGGAACAGGAATTGCCTTAAAAGAATTAAAAAAATACAAAAATGTTTTAATGAACTAACATTTTTAATGCGCTAATAATGCAGCAACTCATCTTTTTTTTTCAAAAGTTTAGGTACTTTCTGTTTTTTTTATGCTTACAAGGCATAGCACTCACCTTAACATTTAACAATCTTGCCTTTCAGAAAAGTAAATTTGTAAACTCTGCCAATTTAGTTACTGGAAGAATTTATGATGCATCTTCTTATTTTTCAGAATATCTAAATTTAAAATCTGAAAACATTTTATTATCCCAAGAAAACACTCGGCTAAAAAATATTTTAGAAAAAAATATTGCCACTCATTCTAATATGGACTCTGTGGTTGTTGATTCTTTAAAATATCATCAAAAGTATACTTTTACAGATGCTAAAGTCATCAATAATACGTATACAAAACAATTTAATTTTCTAACAATTAATAAAGGTAAAAACCAAGGAGTTTCTAAAGAAATGGCAGTTATAAACAGTAAAGGAATTATCGGTATTACTGATAATTCTTCGAAAAATTACACTCGAGTGCAATCCATTTTAAATAGAAATAGTAAAATTAATGCGCGCTTAAAAAACAGTAATTATTTTGGTTCTTTAGGCTGGAATGGACTAAATTATAGCATCGCACAGCTTTCTGATTTACCAAGACAAGCCCCTATAAAAGTTGGAGATACAATTGAAACTGGAGGGAAATCGACTATTTTTCCTGAAGGAGTTTTAATCGGTACTATTTCTAAAATTAACAAAGAAAATACTGCAGATAATGAAGTAGATATTACATTATTTAATGATATGAGTAATTTAGGATTTGTATATGTTATTAAGAATTTAGACAAAGAAGAAATAAAATTACTAGAAACTATTGACAATGAATAAACCTACTAACTTATTGTTTTTATTTTTTTTCTTGCTTTTTTTACAAGTATTTGTTTTAAATAATATTTTATTTCTCGGTTATATTAATCCATACTCATATATTGCCTTTGTCTTTATTTACCCATTAAAAGAAAAAAGAATTCCGTTTCTTTTTTTTAGTTTCTTATTAGGTCTCTTTGTCGATTTTTTTTCTGATTCTGGAGGCATCCATGCTTTTTCAATTTTGTCAATAGCTTATATGAGACTCTTTTTTATAAAGTTGTATTTCAGAAAAGAAACTGCAGATTTTCCTTTTTTTAATTTAAAATCAGAATCTTTTGGTAAAGTTTTTAACTATACAGTAACTTTAACAATAATTCATCACCTTATCTACTTTTCTTTTGCTAATTTTAGCCTACAAAATTTTTCTAACGTACTTTTAAATGTACTTTATTCAAGTATTTTTACGTTAACTTTATATTTTTCAGGAACCTATATTTTTACGACAAGCAAATAATGCAAAGAAGTTTTTTACTCTATTTTTTAATCACCCTCGTTGGTCTTATTTTTATCGGGCGATTATATCAACTTCAAATTATTAGAAGCGATAACTACGATCCCATTCATAATTCTGCTGTAAAAATTGAATATGATTACCCAGAGCGCGGCTATATTTACGATAGAAATGGAAAACTATTAGTAGCCAATCAACTTTCGTATGATGTAATGGTACAACCCAATAAAGTAACCCCATTAGATACTTTAGAGTTTTGTAAGCTTTTAAAAATTGAGACCACAGATTTTAAAAAGAGATTTAAAAAAGCGGAAGGATACGCTACCTATTTGCCTTCTGTTTTTTTAAAACAATTAGCAAAAGAGGATTATGCTTATCTTCAAGAAAAACTACATAAATATGCAGGATTCTACATTCAAAAGAGAACTATAAGAAATTACCCAATAAAAGCGGCCGCAAATGTTTTAGGTTATATTGGCGAAGTAAATGAAGAAAGAGCAAGAAAAAGCGACTATTACGAACAAGGAGAATTAGAAGGAAAAGACGGTGTAGAAAAACAGTATGAAAATGTTTTAAGAGGTAAAAAAGGTAAAAAATATTTAAAAAGAAATAATCTTAATAAAGTTACGGGTACTTATAAAAATGGCACTTATGATACACTTCCAGAAGATGGAAAGGACTTAACATTAACATTAGACATCGATTTACAAGTATATGCCCAACTATTAATGAAAGGAAAACGTGGTGGAATCGTTGCTATTGAACCCACTACTGGAGAAATATTAGCATTAGTGACCGCCCCAACGTACGATCCAAATATGTTAGTTGGTAGAAAACGTTCTAAAAATTCGGTTTTACTATTTAATGATACTATTAGTAAACCTTCTTATGACCGCGGGTTATTAGCTGCTTATTCACCTGGTTCTCCTTTTAAGATGATGAATGCTTTAATTGGTTTGCAAGAAAATGTAATTAATCAGCAAACCTCTTTTAAATGTTATAACGGCTTTAGATATGGCGGTAGATCAGGAGCTTTTATGGGATGCCATTGTGGTATTTACGGTAAACCTATTCAATTAAAAACAGCTATTTCTAAATCCTGCAACAGCTACTTTTCCAACACCTATAAGAGAATCATAGAAAAAAATAATAACCCTACAGAGGGCTTAAATACATGGCATGATCACGCAGCTAGCTTTGGTTTAGGTAATTTTTTAGGATATGATTTACCTGCGGGTCAAAAAGGTTTAATTCCTGACGGAGAATACTATAATCAAAGATTAAATTATAGATGGAATGGTTCTTCCACCATCTCTAATGCCATTGGTCAGGGCGAAATATTAACAACACCTATTCAATTAGCAAATTTCACCACCGCAATTTCGAATAGAGGTTATTTTTATACACCACATATTGTAAAGAAAATTGGTCAAAAAAACATTGATAATCCTGAATACACAAACCCCAAAAAAACGACAATAAACCAAGAACATTTTGAACCTGTTATTGAAGCTATGCATGAAGTTTTTAAAACAGGTACAGGAAGATGGAGTCAAGTAAAAGGAATTGAAATTTGCGGAAAAACAGGAACCGCAGAAAATTTTATTATTGTTGATGGTTTTAAAGAACAGCTTGCAGATCATTCTATTTTAGTAGCTTTTGCACCAAAAGATAACCCTAAAATTGCGCTCGCCGTTTTCGTTGAAAATGGAGGATATGGCTCTACAATTGCAGCTCCGATTACAAGTTTATTGATTGAGAAATACATCAATGGTAAAATTTCTAAACAAAGCAAATACAGAGAATCAAGCATGTTAAACATGAGCTTACAAGAAATTTACAACAAACAAATTCAAAAACCATTAGAAGAAATTGCGTCAGGAACAAAATAATATTTTTGCTGGTATCGATTGGATTCTAGTACTTATCTATATAATTTTAATTGGTTTCGGTTGGTTAAACATTTTTGCTGCTTCTAAAACCGAAGATAATGTTGAAATTTTAGACTTTTCCACAAAATATGGTAAACAATTAATCTGGATCGGTTTAAGCATTCCTTTAATCATTATTATTCTATTTTTTAATTCTAAATTTTACGAACAATTTGCTACCATTTTATACCTGATTTCTATTGTTAGCTTAGTATTATTGTTTCCTTTTGGAAAAGAAATTAATGGAGCAAAATCTTGGTTTAATTTCGGACCCATGAGTTTGCAGCCTTCAGAATTTGTAAAAGCTTTTACAGCCTTAGCCGTTGCCAAATTATTAAGTGATAGACAATATAATTTTAAACTTATAAAAAATCAAATAAAAGCATTTATTATAGTCTTTTTTCCTGCTTTTTTAATTTTTTTACAACCCGACGCAGGTTCTGCCGTCATTTATTTATCATTCTTTTTTGTGCTAAATAGAGAAGGTTTAACCTTAAACTATATTATATTAGGTACTACATTTATTGCCCTGTTTATACTAACCATATTTTTTGGTCCTAAATGGATGTTTATTTCAACGTTTCTTTTTATTTCGATGCTAGTTTCTTATCTTCTTTACCGAGGAGGAAAACTTTTTTTACGTTTTAATTGGCATAAGATGTTAGGTATTTATTTAGTTGTAGGGGTATTTATTTTTGGTACGAGTTACACTTATGAGAATATTTTAGCTTCGCATCAAAAAGATCGGTTTGACATTTTATTGGGAATAAAAACAGATAATAGAGGTATCGGATACAATTCCTATCAATCAGAATTAACGATTAGTTCAGGAGGATTTAACGGTAAAGGGTTTCTAAAAGGAGATTTAACGCAAGGAGATTTTGTACCAGAGCAACATACTGATTATATTTTTAGTACTGTAGGAGAAGAATGGGGCTTTTTAGGCAGCAGCTTGGTAATTATTCTATTTATGCTCTTAATGTATAGAATAATTTATTTAGCAGAAACACATACTAATAAATTTGGTAGAATTTATGGCTATGGTTTGGCTTCTATTTTATTCTTTCATGTAATCGTAAACATTGGCATGGTTATAGGCTTATTACCAACCGTAGGAATACCTCTACCTTTTTTTAGTTATGGAGGCTCTTCTTTGTGGGGTTTTACAATCTTACTTTTTATCTTTATTCGACTAGATGCCCATAAGGACTATGATTTATAAAATTCAGTAAAATAGTAAACAATAAAAAACTCTGAATTTTTATTCAGAGTTTTTAAATTTTATAGGTCTTTAAAATATTACAATGCTGCAACGTGCTTTGTTAATTTAGATTTTAAGTTGGCAGCTTTATTTTTATGTATAATATTATTTTTAGCTAACTTATCTAACATTGAGATTACATTACCTAATTTACCTTCTGCATCTTTTTTATCTTCTACTGAACGTAAATCTCTAACAGCATTACGAGTTGTTTTATGCTGATACTTGTTGAGTAACCTTTTAGATTCGTTACTTCTAATTCTCTTTAATGCTGACTTGTGATTTGCCATAACTTTATTTTCTTCGTTTTTTAATTAAAACTTTTGTAGTCCGTACGGGAATCGAACCCGTGTTACATGGATGAAAACCATGCGTCCTAACCCCTAGACGAACGGACCATAACAATTAAATACTTCTTAATTGCGGGTGCAAATATACAACGTTTTTTAAGTTGTGCAATAATTTTTGAAAAAAAATTACTTTTTTTTTCAAATTAATATGCTTTCGCAAAAAGCACTCGTTTAGCAGATGGTTTTCCTGTTAAAACACAAACTCCAAATTCTTCTTTTGCGTCATTCGGTATGCATCGAATTGTGGCTTTTGTATATTCTTTTATTTTGTCTTCTGTTTCTTCTGTTCCATCCCAATGAGCAGATACAAAACCACCTGTATTTTTAATGGCTTTTTTAAATTCTTTAAAATCGTTTACTTCTGTAGTATGTTCCTTTCTAAAATTGATAGCTTTTCGAAATAAATTCTCCTGTATTTGTTCTAAAAGATTTTCAATAAATACAACTACTTCATCTTGATTTACTATTTGTTTTTCTAGGGTATCTCTTCGGGCAATTTCTAATGTTCCATTTTCTAAATCTCGATTTCCAATAGCAATTCTAATCGGAACTCCCTTTAATTCATATTCTGCGAATTTTGCACCAGGTCTATAGGTATCTCTATCATCATACTTCACCGAAATTGCTTTTTTACGTAACTCCTTTACAATTTCATTTACTTTCTGTGATATAGCGTCTAATTGCTCCTCATTTTTATAAATTGGAACAATTACCACTTGAATTGGTGCTAATTTAGGAGGTAAAACCAAACCAAAATCATCAGAGTGGGTCATGATTAACCCTCCTATTAGACGTGTAGAGACTCCCCAAGAAGTTGCCCAAACATATTCTTGCTTTCCTTCTTTAGAAGTAAATTTTACATCAAAAGCTTTGGCAAAATTCTGACCTAAAAAATGACTTGTTCCTGCTTGTAATGCTTTTCCATCTTGCATTAAAGCTTCAATAGTAAAAGTTTCCTCTGCCCCAGCAAAACGCTCGCTATCAGATTTAACACCTCTAATAACCGGCATCGCCATAAAATTTTCTGCAAATTCAGCATATACTTCTTGCATTTGTTTTGCTTCTGCTACTGCTTCTGTTTTTGTAGCATGTGCTGTATGACCTTCTTGCCATAAAAATTCTGCAGTTCTTAAAAATAAACGAGTTCGCATTTCCCAACGTACCACATTTGCCCATTGATTTATTAATAAAGGTAAATCTCTATAAGATTCAATCCATCCTTTATAAGTGCTCCAAATAATAGCTTCAGAAGTTGGTCTTACCACTAATTCCTCTTCTAATTTTGCTTCAGGATCTACTCTTAACTTCCCTGGTTTATCAGGATCATTTTGCAGTCTGTAATGAGTTACAACCGCGCATTCTTTGGCAAATCCTTCCGCATTTTTTTCTTCAGCTTCAAATAAACTTTTAGGAACGAACAATGGAAAATATGCATTTTGATGACCGGTTTCTTTAAACATTCTGTCCAACTCTGCTTGCATTTTTTCCCAAATAGCAAATCCATAAGGCTTTATAACCATACAGCCTCGCACAGCAGAATTTTCTGCTAAATCAGCTTTCACCACCAATTCATTATACCATTTAGAATAATCTTCTGCTCTTTTCGTTAACTTCTTGCTCATAATCTATTAGTTTGGCATAGATGTTGTATTAATTTAGTTGAAAAATTTTGTTAAAAACAACACATCGCTATTAAAATCGACACAAAATTACTATATTTAAGTGTTTTTAAAGCAAAAATTTCTATTAAAAAGTATTCACTTAAAATTATAATATTATGAAACTACATTATAAAAATTCAAAGCTAAAACACGTAATTTTATTTACAGTGGTTAATTTATTTTTGATTTCATGTGGAACTTATCAAAGTGTCTATAATGAAGACGGAATTTACGGTGAAGTTTCTCCTAAACAAGAAGAAAAAAAGGTAATCGTTGTAGATGAAAAGGAATATGATGAATATGAAGATAATTACTTTACAAAATCCTTAGAAAACCTGCAAAGAATTGAAGCGACCCAAATTTTTACGGATGTAAATTCTTATAACACTGATGCCCCTTTCGTAGAAGATGAAATTATTGATGAAAGTCTAAATTATAATGCAAATCAGCCTTGGGGATATGAAGATAATAATGTAGTTGTTCATATTAATTTAATGAACGATCCTTTTATGTTTGGCAATAATTGGGGAATGGGCTTTTACAACGGTTGGGGTTTCAACAATGGCTGGGGTTTCAACAATGGCTGGGGTTTCAATAACGGTTGGGGATTCAATAACGGTTGGGGATTCAATAATGGCTGGGGCTTTAACAGCGGCTGGGGTTTCAATTACGGTTGGGGTTATAATAGATGGGGTTTTAGAGGACGATTCTTCAATAATTCGAGATGGGCCAATCAATGGGGAGGCTTCAACAACCATTACTGGGGTAATAATAACTTTCAAAGAAATATTCGCTATGGTAGAAGAACCTCGAATAATAACTTAACTAGAATTAACACGGTAAATTCAAGAAATAGAACGAATTCA is a window of Polaribacter litorisediminis DNA encoding:
- the purH gene encoding bifunctional phosphoribosylaminoimidazolecarboxamide formyltransferase/IMP cyclohydrolase, producing the protein MSTSKTIKSALISVFHKDGLAPIVQKLNELNVTIYSTGGTEKFIKELGIDVVPVEDVTSYPSILGGRVKTLHPKVFGGILNRQDHPGDVAEMEEYNIPQLDLVIVDLYPFEKTVASGAAEQDIVEKIDIGGISLIRASAKNFKDTFTVSSMEQYDEFLEILSENNGETSLEQRKKFAAKSFNVSSHYDTAIFNYFNEDEVVYKASETTSKVLRYGENPHQKGYFFGDLEAMFDKLHGKELSYNNLLDVDAAVNLMNEFIGEDPTFAVLKHNNACGFAQRDTIKQAYLDALAGDPVSAFGGVLISNKEINAETAAEIHKLFCEVVIAPSYSDDALSTLKGKKNRVILVQKSTELPVQNVRTALNGLLVQDKDSKTDTLEDLTYVTDRQPSESEIKDLLFASKICKHTKSNTIVFTKNNQLLASGTGQTSRVDALNQAIEKANNFGFDLNGAVMASDAFFPFPDCVEIADKAGIKSVIQPGGSIKDQLSIDYCNANNLSMVMTGTRHFKH
- a CDS encoding rod shape-determining protein — protein: MGFFDFMTEDIAIDLGTANTLIIHNGKVVIDAPSIVARNRLTGKIIAIGQEANLMQGKTHENIKTIRPLKDGVIADFQASEEMIKEFVKQIPSIKKKLFPPALRMVICIPSGITEVEKRAVRDSAKHMNAKEIYLIYEPMAAAIGVGIDIMEPKGNMIIDIGGGTTEIAVIALAGIVCDQSVKVAGDLFTSDIMYYMRTQHNLHVGETTAEKIKITIGAATEDLDSPPEEMLVQGRDLLSGKPKQVQVSFREIAKALDKSILRIEDAVMETLSKTPPELAADIYNTGIYLAGGGSMLRGLDKRLSRKTDLPVYVTEDPLRAVVRGTGIALKELKKYKNVLMN
- the mreC gene encoding rod shape-determining protein MreC, translating into MQQLIFFFQKFRYFLFFLCLQGIALTLTFNNLAFQKSKFVNSANLVTGRIYDASSYFSEYLNLKSENILLSQENTRLKNILEKNIATHSNMDSVVVDSLKYHQKYTFTDAKVINNTYTKQFNFLTINKGKNQGVSKEMAVINSKGIIGITDNSSKNYTRVQSILNRNSKINARLKNSNYFGSLGWNGLNYSIAQLSDLPRQAPIKVGDTIETGGKSTIFPEGVLIGTISKINKENTADNEVDITLFNDMSNLGFVYVIKNLDKEEIKLLETIDNE
- the mreD gene encoding rod shape-determining protein MreD, with amino-acid sequence MNKPTNLLFLFFFLLFLQVFVLNNILFLGYINPYSYIAFVFIYPLKEKRIPFLFFSFLLGLFVDFFSDSGGIHAFSILSIAYMRLFFIKLYFRKETADFPFFNLKSESFGKVFNYTVTLTIIHHLIYFSFANFSLQNFSNVLLNVLYSSIFTLTLYFSGTYIFTTSK
- the mrdA gene encoding penicillin-binding protein 2 → MQRSFLLYFLITLVGLIFIGRLYQLQIIRSDNYDPIHNSAVKIEYDYPERGYIYDRNGKLLVANQLSYDVMVQPNKVTPLDTLEFCKLLKIETTDFKKRFKKAEGYATYLPSVFLKQLAKEDYAYLQEKLHKYAGFYIQKRTIRNYPIKAAANVLGYIGEVNEERARKSDYYEQGELEGKDGVEKQYENVLRGKKGKKYLKRNNLNKVTGTYKNGTYDTLPEDGKDLTLTLDIDLQVYAQLLMKGKRGGIVAIEPTTGEILALVTAPTYDPNMLVGRKRSKNSVLLFNDTISKPSYDRGLLAAYSPGSPFKMMNALIGLQENVINQQTSFKCYNGFRYGGRSGAFMGCHCGIYGKPIQLKTAISKSCNSYFSNTYKRIIEKNNNPTEGLNTWHDHAASFGLGNFLGYDLPAGQKGLIPDGEYYNQRLNYRWNGSSTISNAIGQGEILTTPIQLANFTTAISNRGYFYTPHIVKKIGQKNIDNPEYTNPKKTTINQEHFEPVIEAMHEVFKTGTGRWSQVKGIEICGKTGTAENFIIVDGFKEQLADHSILVAFAPKDNPKIALAVFVENGGYGSTIAAPITSLLIEKYINGKISKQSKYRESSMLNMSLQEIYNKQIQKPLEEIASGTK
- the rodA gene encoding rod shape-determining protein RodA — protein: MRQEQNNIFAGIDWILVLIYIILIGFGWLNIFAASKTEDNVEILDFSTKYGKQLIWIGLSIPLIIIILFFNSKFYEQFATILYLISIVSLVLLFPFGKEINGAKSWFNFGPMSLQPSEFVKAFTALAVAKLLSDRQYNFKLIKNQIKAFIIVFFPAFLIFLQPDAGSAVIYLSFFFVLNREGLTLNYIILGTTFIALFILTIFFGPKWMFISTFLFISMLVSYLLYRGGKLFLRFNWHKMLGIYLVVGVFIFGTSYTYENILASHQKDRFDILLGIKTDNRGIGYNSYQSELTISSGGFNGKGFLKGDLTQGDFVPEQHTDYIFSTVGEEWGFLGSSLVIILFMLLMYRIIYLAETHTNKFGRIYGYGLASILFFHVIVNIGMVIGLLPTVGIPLPFFSYGGSSLWGFTILLFIFIRLDAHKDYDL
- the rpsT gene encoding 30S ribosomal protein S20; this encodes MANHKSALKRIRSNESKRLLNKYQHKTTRNAVRDLRSVEDKKDAEGKLGNVISMLDKLAKNNIIHKNKAANLKSKLTKHVAAL
- the proS gene encoding proline--tRNA ligase, which encodes MSKKLTKRAEDYSKWYNELVVKADLAENSAVRGCMVIKPYGFAIWEKMQAELDRMFKETGHQNAYFPLFVPKSLFEAEEKNAEGFAKECAVVTHYRLQNDPDKPGKLRVDPEAKLEEELVVRPTSEAIIWSTYKGWIESYRDLPLLINQWANVVRWEMRTRLFLRTAEFLWQEGHTAHATKTEAVAEAKQMQEVYAEFAENFMAMPVIRGVKSDSERFAGAEETFTIEALMQDGKALQAGTSHFLGQNFAKAFDVKFTSKEGKQEYVWATSWGVSTRLIGGLIMTHSDDFGLVLPPKLAPIQVVIVPIYKNEEQLDAISQKVNEIVKELRKKAISVKYDDRDTYRPGAKFAEYELKGVPIRIAIGNRDLENGTLEIARRDTLEKQIVNQDEVVVFIENLLEQIQENLFRKAINFRKEHTTEVNDFKEFKKAIKNTGGFVSAHWDGTEETEDKIKEYTKATIRCIPNDAKEEFGVCVLTGKPSAKRVLFAKAY
- a CDS encoding sulfur globule family protein, which produces MKLHYKNSKLKHVILFTVVNLFLISCGTYQSVYNEDGIYGEVSPKQEEKKVIVVDEKEYDEYEDNYFTKSLENLQRIEATQIFTDVNSYNTDAPFVEDEIIDESLNYNANQPWGYEDNNVVVHINLMNDPFMFGNNWGMGFYNGWGFNNGWGFNNGWGFNNGWGFNNGWGFNNGWGFNSGWGFNYGWGYNRWGFRGRFFNNSRWANQWGGFNNHYWGNNNFQRNIRYGRRTSNNNLTRINTVNSRNRTNSGVRNNSTVSNRRLSNTTRRNSSTRYSSANIASREGSSTNPTRRISSERRSSSTIRRSTTPTRRTSSARRNNTSSRSSNANTRRSSSNNSRTKSSSNNTRTSSSSTRSSRSSSSSRSSGSKSSRSSGSSRRGN